In Gemmobacter sp., a single genomic region encodes these proteins:
- a CDS encoding TonB-dependent receptor domain-containing protein: MITAALPAMAQDEVVLDTVVVTAAGFEQALKDAPASVTVVTAEELEKGAFRNLTDALREVQGVSVTGIANERDISIRGLPGSYTLVLVDGRRQGTRESRPNGSSGIEQNLIPPISAIERIEIVRGPMSSLYGSDAMGGVINIITKKADQVWSGSVTVEGTAQGHSDYGNSSQLSFNVMGPLVKDRLSLQIWGRAMDRAEDRILDGSQARRDYNLAARLTYTPDAANDLWLELGRVTTTGSSTGGRVLAAGSAGSESDNSRSYWAVGHKGRLGAATTELSFQRETGQRENTAIDAATGVATPNARVPRIVNEVLDGKVTLPAEWMGRHTIVGGFQWSRATLRDTDYRTTPTTMQADQWALFAEDEWRLSDTFAITGGVRLNNHESYGNHVTPRLYAVWHMSDKLTLKGGVSTGFKAPDLRQVATDYYTATQQGAGWIAGNPNLKPERSTSYELSLLWDNGADLSFGATAFYTDFKDKLSNENSGRLIDATTVSIIDPLGGAACNAAAIAAYPGYRCLWQSFNIDNAVVKGVELTAAWEATANLRFRGSYTYTDSEQKTGAYAGFPLARTPKHRASIRGDWATPVAGLDSWAAVTYHGSEINGGLRIGSNGTPVTINGAAGRKYAGYTTLDIGGSYAVNDRVRVNAAIYNILDKQPTSAESNTVGEGRRLWLGVTTTF; the protein is encoded by the coding sequence ATGATCACCGCCGCCCTGCCGGCCATGGCTCAGGACGAGGTGGTGCTGGACACCGTTGTCGTCACCGCAGCCGGGTTCGAACAGGCGCTGAAGGATGCGCCTGCCAGCGTTACCGTGGTAACGGCCGAGGAGCTGGAAAAGGGTGCCTTTCGCAACCTGACCGACGCCCTGCGCGAGGTGCAGGGCGTGTCGGTGACCGGCATCGCCAACGAGCGCGACATTTCCATCCGGGGCCTGCCGGGCAGCTACACGCTGGTGCTGGTCGATGGCCGCCGCCAGGGCACCCGGGAATCGCGCCCGAACGGCAGTTCGGGGATCGAACAGAACCTGATCCCGCCAATCTCTGCCATCGAACGGATCGAGATCGTGCGCGGCCCGATGTCGTCGCTGTATGGATCCGATGCGATGGGCGGGGTGATCAACATCATCACCAAAAAGGCCGATCAGGTCTGGTCGGGCAGCGTCACGGTCGAAGGCACGGCGCAGGGCCATTCCGACTATGGCAATTCCAGCCAGCTGTCGTTCAACGTGATGGGCCCGCTGGTCAAGGACCGGCTGAGCCTGCAAATCTGGGGCCGGGCGATGGACCGGGCCGAAGACCGCATCCTGGACGGATCGCAGGCGCGGCGCGACTACAACCTGGCCGCCCGGCTGACCTATACCCCCGATGCCGCCAATGACCTGTGGCTGGAACTGGGCCGCGTCACCACCACCGGATCCTCGACCGGGGGCCGGGTGCTGGCCGCCGGCAGCGCCGGGTCGGAAAGCGACAACAGCCGCAGCTACTGGGCCGTCGGCCACAAGGGCCGGCTGGGCGCGGCCACCACCGAACTGTCGTTCCAGCGCGAAACCGGGCAGCGGGAAAATACCGCCATCGACGCAGCGACCGGCGTGGCCACCCCCAATGCCCGTGTGCCCCGCATCGTGAACGAGGTGCTGGACGGCAAGGTCACCCTGCCTGCCGAATGGATGGGGCGCCATACCATTGTCGGCGGCTTCCAGTGGTCGCGCGCCACCCTGCGCGATACCGATTACCGCACGACGCCAACCACGATGCAGGCCGATCAATGGGCCCTGTTCGCCGAGGATGAATGGCGCCTGTCCGATACCTTTGCCATCACCGGCGGGGTGCGGCTGAACAACCACGAAAGCTATGGCAACCATGTGACGCCCCGGCTGTATGCCGTGTGGCACATGTCCGACAAGCTGACGCTGAAGGGCGGCGTATCCACCGGGTTCAAGGCGCCCGACCTGCGGCAGGTGGCGACCGATTACTACACCGCCACCCAGCAGGGCGCGGGCTGGATTGCCGGCAACCCGAACCTGAAGCCCGAACGCAGCACCAGCTATGAACTGTCGCTGCTGTGGGACAACGGCGCCGACCTGTCCTTTGGCGCGACCGCGTTCTACACCGACTTCAAGGACAAGCTGAGCAACGAGAATTCCGGCCGGCTGATCGACGCGACCACCGTCAGCATCATCGACCCGCTGGGCGGCGCGGCCTGCAATGCGGCCGCCATCGCGGCCTATCCGGGCTATCGCTGCCTGTGGCAGAGCTTCAACATCGACAATGCGGTGGTGAAGGGCGTGGAACTGACTGCCGCCTGGGAGGCGACGGCGAACCTGCGGTTCCGCGGCAGCTATACCTATACCGACTCGGAACAAAAGACCGGCGCCTATGCCGGCTTCCCGCTGGCCCGCACGCCAAAGCACCGCGCATCCATCCGGGGCGACTGGGCGACGCCGGTCGCCGGGCTGGATAGCTGGGCCGCCGTCACCTACCACGGCAGCGAGATCAACGGCGGCCTGCGCATCGGGTCCAACGGCACGCCGGTGACGATCAATGGCGCGGCCGGGCGGAAATACGCGGGCTACACCACGCTGGACATCGGCGGCAGCTATGCGGTGAACGACCGGGTGCGCGTGAATGCGGCGATCTACAACATTCTCGACAAACAGCCGACCAGCGCCGAATCCAACACCGTGGGCGAAGGCCGCCGGCTGTGGCTGGGCGTGACCACCACCTTCTGA
- a CDS encoding siderophore ABC transporter substrate-binding protein: MFRTPLAALSLLLAAALPGQAETYAHAQGEIAIDAVPQRVLVFDMATLDTLTALGVVPAGVPSGRLPHFLAGRVADDVPRVGTQFEPDIEASFAANPDLIIVAGRSSAKYPDVAKIGPVMDLTIGRDGYLDAARGNVALLGRIFDRTAQADQLLAAHDAEVTALREIAPKAGRVLVILTSGGRMSAHGPGSRFGILHDDYGLTPAVTGMDTGNHGQAISPEFIKETNPDWLLVVDRDAAIGREGEGAAKLLDTPLVHDTTAWKQGQIVYLDAAAWYVAPAGITALTTGARQIRDAIAARN, from the coding sequence ATGTTCCGCACCCCGCTTGCCGCCCTGTCGCTGCTGCTGGCCGCCGCCCTGCCGGGCCAGGCCGAAACCTATGCCCATGCGCAGGGCGAGATCGCCATTGATGCCGTGCCCCAGCGGGTTCTGGTGTTCGACATGGCCACGCTGGATACGCTGACCGCGCTTGGCGTGGTGCCGGCGGGCGTGCCGTCGGGGCGGTTGCCGCATTTCCTTGCCGGCCGGGTGGCCGATGACGTGCCGCGCGTCGGCACCCAGTTCGAACCCGATATCGAGGCCAGCTTTGCCGCCAATCCCGACCTGATCATCGTGGCGGGGCGGTCGTCGGCGAAATATCCCGATGTGGCCAAGATCGGCCCGGTCATGGACCTGACCATCGGGCGCGATGGGTATCTGGACGCGGCGCGCGGCAATGTGGCCCTGCTGGGCCGCATCTTTGACCGCACGGCACAGGCGGATCAGCTGCTGGCCGCCCATGATGCCGAAGTGACGGCGCTGCGCGAGATCGCCCCCAAGGCGGGCCGCGTGCTGGTGATCCTGACCTCGGGCGGGCGGATGAGCGCGCATGGCCCCGGATCGCGCTTTGGCATCCTGCACGACGATTACGGCCTGACGCCTGCCGTCACCGGCATGGATACCGGCAACCACGGGCAGGCGATCTCGCCCGAGTTCATCAAGGAAACCAACCCCGACTGGCTGCTGGTGGTGGACCGCGATGCCGCCATCGGGCGCGAAGGCGAAGGGGCGGCCAAGCTGCTGGATACCCCGCTGGTGCATGATACGACGGCATGGAAACAGGGCCAGATCGTCTATCTGGATGCGGCGGCCTGGTATGTGGCCCCGGCCGGCATCACGGCCCTGACCACCGGCGCCCGCCAGATCCGCGACGCGATTGCGGCCAGGAACTGA
- a CDS encoding ABC transporter permease, whose amino-acid sequence MPHPYRRVLVPGLALTAGLAFASLFVGVSDVTPAALLDPARAADAWAVLAISRLPRTLALMLAGAGLAVAGLLLQMLVRNRFVEPSTVGTTESATLGVLLVMLLAPGLPVPARMMVAALFAMAGTALFLAVLRAVPLRSVLMVPLIGILLSGVIGAVTTFIAWRTEMLQPLGAWVQGDFSVVLRGRYELLWIVGALVAVAALAADRFTVAGMGRDFATNLGLNHARVMALGLALVSVVSAAVLVTVGTIPFLGLIVPNIAALWVGDSLRRALPLSVLGGMGLVLACDIFGRWVIHPYELPIGTTMGVIGSLVFLALLLQRRARVG is encoded by the coding sequence GTGCCCCACCCCTATCGCCGCGTCCTTGTTCCGGGGCTGGCCCTGACTGCGGGGCTGGCCTTTGCCAGCCTGTTCGTGGGGGTCAGCGATGTGACCCCCGCCGCCCTGCTGGACCCGGCCCGCGCGGCCGATGCCTGGGCCGTGCTGGCCATCAGCCGCTTGCCGCGCACGCTGGCGCTGATGCTGGCGGGGGCAGGGCTGGCGGTGGCGGGGCTGCTGTTGCAGATGCTGGTGCGCAACAGGTTTGTCGAGCCATCCACCGTGGGCACCACCGAATCCGCCACGCTGGGCGTGCTGCTGGTGATGCTGCTGGCGCCCGGCCTGCCGGTGCCTGCGCGCATGATGGTGGCGGCGCTGTTCGCCATGGCCGGCACCGCGCTGTTCCTGGCGGTGTTGCGGGCGGTGCCGCTGCGATCGGTGCTGATGGTGCCGCTGATCGGCATCCTGCTGTCGGGGGTGATCGGCGCCGTGACCACCTTCATCGCCTGGCGGACAGAAATGTTGCAGCCGCTGGGCGCCTGGGTGCAGGGCGATTTTTCGGTGGTGCTGCGTGGGCGGTATGAACTGCTGTGGATCGTCGGCGCGCTGGTGGCGGTGGCGGCACTGGCGGCGGATCGGTTCACCGTGGCGGGCATGGGGCGCGATTTTGCCACCAACCTTGGCCTGAACCACGCCCGGGTGATGGCGCTGGGGCTTGCGCTGGTATCGGTGGTCAGCGCGGCGGTGCTGGTGACGGTGGGGACGATCCCGTTCCTTGGGCTGATCGTGCCGAACATCGCCGCGCTGTGGGTGGGCGATTCGCTGCGCCGGGCGCTGCCGCTGTCGGTGCTGGGCGGGATGGGGCTGGTGCTGGCCTGCGACATCTTCGGTCGCTGGGTGATCCATCCCTATGAACTGCCCATCGGGACCACCATGGGCGTCATCGGCAGCCTGGTGTTCCTGGCCCTGCTGCTGCAAAGGCGCGCCCGTGTTGGCTGA
- a CDS encoding iron chelate uptake ABC transporter family permease subunit, producing the protein MAEARQRRIRWTLALLVAGTLLAATLFLTLGARGNWAFILPFRGGKLAGLALVAVAVALATVVFQTITRNRILTPSIMGFDALFVLVQTTLIFAIGPARTAAIPHQLLFVAEVAVLTGFAALLFGWLFRGSVRGLHLLLLVGIVFGTLFRAVAGLLQRLITPDDFAVLQSRIFASFNTVDQTLLGLAGVVVVGLALVLWRMRRVLDVLALGRDAAIALGLPHDRLVLGLLCIVTVLVAVATALVGPAGFFGLLVANLAWLLLPTARHAVLMPAAALIAMICLIGGQTLLERGLGYDAVLSVVIEFVGGLLFLVLVIRRAAR; encoded by the coding sequence TTGGCTGAGGCGCGGCAGCGGCGCATCCGCTGGACCCTTGCCCTGCTGGTCGCCGGCACCCTGCTGGCGGCAACGCTGTTCCTGACGCTGGGGGCGCGGGGGAACTGGGCGTTCATCCTGCCGTTCCGGGGCGGCAAGCTGGCGGGCCTGGCGCTGGTGGCCGTGGCGGTGGCGCTGGCTACCGTGGTGTTCCAGACCATCACCCGCAACCGCATTCTGACGCCTTCCATAATGGGGTTCGATGCGTTGTTCGTGCTGGTGCAGACCACGCTGATCTTTGCCATCGGTCCTGCCCGCACCGCCGCCATCCCGCATCAGCTGCTGTTCGTGGCCGAGGTGGCGGTGCTGACCGGCTTTGCCGCGCTGCTGTTCGGATGGCTGTTCCGGGGCAGCGTCCGGGGGCTGCACCTGCTGCTGCTGGTGGGGATCGTGTTCGGCACGCTGTTCCGCGCGGTGGCCGGGCTGCTACAGCGGCTGATTACGCCCGACGATTTCGCGGTGCTGCAATCGCGGATCTTTGCCAGTTTCAATACCGTGGACCAGACGCTGCTGGGGCTGGCGGGCGTGGTCGTGGTGGGGCTGGCGCTGGTGCTGTGGCGGATGCGGCGGGTGCTGGATGTGCTGGCGCTGGGGCGCGATGCGGCCATCGCGCTTGGCCTGCCGCATGACCGGCTGGTGCTTGGCCTGTTGTGCATCGTGACCGTGCTGGTGGCGGTGGCCACGGCGCTGGTCGGGCCGGCGGGGTTCTTTGGCCTGTTGGTGGCGAACCTGGCCTGGCTGCTGTTGCCGACCGCGCGCCATGCCGTGCTGATGCCCGCCGCCGCGCTGATCGCCATGATCTGCCTGATCGGCGGGCAGACCCTGCTGGAACGCGGGCTGGGCTATGATGCCGTCCTGTCGGTGGTGATCGAGTTCGTCGGCGGGCTGCTGTTTCTTGTCCTTGTCATCCGGAGGGCTGCGCGATGA
- a CDS encoding ABC transporter ATP-binding protein: MISLRDLAKSYDGVAVLADVTLDLPAGGVTAIIGPNGAGKSTLLSIIGRLLKPDAGTARLEGLDLFHTPGDQIARRLAVLRQDSHLTARLTVAELVAFGRYPHSRGRLTVEDRAHIDRAIDYLGLAPMADRFLDELSGGQRQRAAIAMVLAQDTPYLLLDEPLNNLDIRHAVGIMRLIHKAARDFGKTIVVVLHDINMAAQWCDRILVMKDGRIAHIGPPEAIMQPGLLSAVYETPITIHRLNDRIVALY, encoded by the coding sequence ATGATCAGCTTGCGCGATCTGGCGAAATCCTATGACGGCGTTGCGGTGCTGGCCGATGTGACACTGGATCTGCCGGCAGGCGGGGTCACCGCCATCATCGGGCCGAACGGGGCGGGCAAATCGACGCTGCTGTCGATCATCGGCCGCCTGCTGAAGCCCGATGCCGGCACCGCCCGGCTGGAGGGGCTGGATCTGTTCCATACCCCCGGCGATCAGATCGCCCGTCGTCTGGCCGTGCTGCGGCAGGACAGCCACCTGACCGCCCGGCTGACCGTGGCGGAACTGGTGGCCTTTGGCCGCTACCCGCATTCGCGCGGCCGCCTGACGGTGGAGGACCGCGCCCATATCGACCGCGCCATCGACTATCTGGGCCTGGCGCCCATGGCCGACCGTTTTCTGGACGAACTGTCCGGCGGCCAGCGCCAGCGTGCCGCCATAGCCATGGTGCTGGCGCAGGACACCCCCTATCTGCTGCTGGACGAGCCGCTGAACAACCTGGATATCCGCCATGCCGTGGGCATCATGCGGCTGATCCACAAGGCGGCGCGGGATTTCGGCAAGACCATCGTGGTGGTGCTGCACGATATCAACATGGCCGCGCAGTGGTGCGACCGCATTCTGGTGATGAAGGACGGCCGCATCGCCCATATCGGCCCGCCCGAGGCGATCATGCAGCCCGGTCTGCTGAGCGCGGTCTATGAAACCCCCATCACCATCCACCGTCTGAACGACCGCATCGTTGCGCTTTACTGA
- a CDS encoding siderophore-interacting protein, with the protein MDQIVTRHRFDTRRRTLTVGDKRWLTPHMIRIVLTGADLAGFTSLAPDDHIKLFFDTGADKPEMRDYTPRAFDDTSLTIDFAVHQAGPATDWAIGAKPGDQLAIGGPRGSAVVTGAFDWWLLIGDETALPAIGRWAEEMPAGARLTTLAAIPSVDDRQVFASRATLDSRWVIRPGVDADRPGALLAAAQGLVLPPGRGFIWIAAEAGVARALRDHFARDRGHPLHWMKAAGYWTRGLADASDKTLD; encoded by the coding sequence ATGGACCAGATCGTCACCCGCCACCGTTTCGATACCCGCCGCCGCACCCTGACCGTGGGGGACAAGCGCTGGCTGACGCCCCACATGATCCGCATCGTGCTGACGGGGGCGGATCTGGCCGGGTTCACCAGCCTGGCGCCGGACGACCATATCAAGCTGTTCTTCGATACCGGCGCCGACAAGCCCGAGATGCGCGACTACACCCCGCGCGCGTTTGATGACACGTCCCTGACCATCGACTTCGCGGTGCATCAGGCGGGGCCGGCGACCGACTGGGCCATAGGGGCGAAACCCGGCGACCAGCTGGCCATCGGTGGCCCGCGCGGATCGGCGGTGGTGACCGGCGCCTTCGACTGGTGGCTGCTGATCGGCGATGAAACCGCGCTGCCCGCCATCGGCCGCTGGGCCGAGGAGATGCCGGCAGGCGCCCGGCTGACCACGCTGGCTGCAATTCCGTCGGTGGATGACCGGCAGGTGTTCGCCAGCCGCGCCACGCTGGACAGCCGCTGGGTGATCCGCCCTGGCGTGGATGCCGACCGGCCCGGCGCATTGCTGGCGGCGGCGCAGGGGCTGGTGCTGCCGCCCGGGCGCGGGTTCATCTGGATTGCGGCCGAGGCGGGCGTGGCGCGCGCCTTGCGCGACCATTTCGCCAGGGACCGCGGCCACCCGCTGCACTGGATGAAGGCCGCAGGCTACTGGACCCGCGGCCTTGCCGATGCCAGTGACAAGACGCTGGATTAG
- a CDS encoding cupin domain-containing protein — MIKLQTLKAAEAGDGIQSRLPAARVLAGDPVFTAWAMQTGDISSGIWASTEGKQVMARDAQTWEFFHILEGEVELTDDQGNATRFGPGDSCIVPPGFTGSWHTIRAVRKSYVTIRSAGVPALLGT; from the coding sequence ATGATCAAACTTCAGACCCTGAAAGCCGCCGAGGCCGGCGACGGCATCCAGTCCCGCCTGCCTGCCGCGCGCGTGCTGGCGGGCGACCCGGTGTTCACCGCCTGGGCCATGCAGACCGGGGATATTTCCTCGGGCATCTGGGCCTCGACCGAAGGCAAGCAGGTGATGGCGCGCGATGCCCAGACCTGGGAGTTCTTTCACATCCTCGAAGGCGAGGTTGAACTGACCGACGATCAGGGCAACGCCACCCGCTTTGGCCCCGGCGACAGCTGCATCGTGCCGCCGGGCTTTACCGGCAGCTGGCACACCATCCGCGCGGTGCGCAAAAGCTATGTGACCATCCGGTCCGCCGGGGTTCCGGCGCTGCTGGGCACCTAA
- a CDS encoding FAD-binding oxidoreductase: MTDYARDCQTRFPSLWSATATEADLSEPLAGDTRCDVAVVGAGYTGLSAAIELQRHGIRTVVLEGGFPGWGGSGRNSGAVIRGFKNSRSQLVKEFGTDHGRAMSDFGASVSGKVFGLIDEFGISCDLVRSGWLLPAHNAPGLKRVESRVKMWSDDGFPGLSMLPREDLAAMLGTNAYLGGMIDREGASLNPLSYARGLARAAISLGAKVHRESPVTRIVREGSGWALHTPRGKVIADKVLVATNAYSDGIETTTKATVATVHTNIVATRPLPAEIADSILPDLQAVSDIRRILLYWHKDPHGRVLFGTRGTLGGPQNDGDFAHVERALHMIYPQLKGQPIEFRWSGKVALTKDFVPHVNEPQAGLWTAYGYCGRGVAMATSYGQLVARAMAAGKSFHDLPVPRGPAPALPPEPLRGMGVMGVTHLYRLLDMVN; encoded by the coding sequence ATGACCGACTATGCCCGCGATTGCCAGACCCGCTTCCCCTCGCTCTGGTCTGCCACCGCGACCGAGGCCGACCTTTCCGAACCGCTGGCCGGCGACACCCGCTGCGATGTGGCAGTGGTGGGCGCGGGCTATACCGGCCTTAGCGCCGCGATCGAATTGCAGCGCCACGGCATCCGCACCGTGGTGCTGGAAGGCGGCTTTCCCGGCTGGGGCGGATCTGGGCGCAACAGCGGCGCGGTGATCCGGGGCTTCAAGAACAGCCGCAGCCAGCTGGTCAAGGAGTTCGGCACCGATCACGGCCGCGCCATGTCGGATTTCGGCGCCTCGGTCAGCGGCAAGGTGTTCGGCCTGATCGACGAATTCGGCATCAGCTGCGATCTGGTGCGTAGCGGCTGGCTGTTGCCGGCCCATAACGCGCCGGGGTTGAAGCGGGTGGAATCCCGCGTGAAGATGTGGAGCGACGACGGCTTTCCCGGCCTGTCGATGCTGCCGCGCGAAGACCTGGCAGCCATGCTGGGGACCAATGCCTATCTGGGCGGCATGATCGACCGCGAGGGCGCCTCGCTGAACCCCCTCTCCTATGCGCGCGGGCTGGCGCGGGCCGCCATCTCGCTGGGGGCCAAGGTGCATCGCGAAAGCCCGGTGACGCGGATCGTGCGCGAAGGCAGCGGCTGGGCGCTGCATACCCCCCGGGGCAAGGTGATTGCCGACAAGGTTCTGGTCGCGACCAACGCCTATTCCGACGGGATCGAGACGACGACCAAGGCCACCGTGGCCACCGTCCATACCAACATCGTCGCAACCCGCCCGCTGCCGGCGGAAATTGCCGACAGCATCCTGCCCGATCTGCAAGCGGTGTCCGACATTCGCCGCATCCTGCTGTATTGGCACAAGGATCCGCATGGCCGCGTGCTGTTCGGCACGCGCGGCACGCTGGGCGGGCCACAGAATGATGGCGACTTTGCCCATGTCGAACGCGCGCTGCACATGATCTATCCGCAGCTGAAGGGCCAGCCGATCGAATTCCGCTGGTCGGGCAAGGTGGCGCTGACCAAGGATTTCGTGCCCCATGTCAACGAACCGCAGGCCGGGCTGTGGACCGCCTATGGCTATTGCGGGCGCGGGGTGGCGATGGCCACGTCCTATGGCCAGCTGGTGGCGCGGGCGATGGCGGCCGGCAAATCCTTCCACGACCTGCCGGTGCCGCGCGGCCCTGCCCCTGCCCTGCCGCCCGAACCGCTGCGCGGCATGGGCGTGATGGGCGTGACCCATCTGTATCGCCTGCTCGATATGGTGAACTGA
- a CDS encoding GntR family transcriptional regulator: MTSLPASPERDDSLSQTAGDLVYSALKARILGHEFRLGTPLREDEVASWYDTSRVPARDSLRKLEQEGLVERAGRRYQVRQFSYDEVFIIYRQRAALEFLAVDYAVQARTGPEGLGALAAIRAVLDDQQQAIRHASRPEFSQLDKEFHLRIARVSGMPLLVRELEIILNRVQLIRTAELERDSGTAAAYQDHCRIFHALERGDAATAKAELEYHYTTTVRLHKQATASDTPAQETP; this comes from the coding sequence ATGACCAGCCTGCCCGCCAGCCCGGAACGCGATGATTCCCTGTCCCAGACGGCGGGCGATCTGGTCTATTCGGCGCTCAAGGCGCGGATTCTGGGCCATGAATTCCGCCTGGGCACCCCCCTGCGCGAGGACGAGGTGGCAAGCTGGTACGACACGTCGCGCGTGCCGGCCCGCGATTCGCTGCGCAAGCTGGAACAGGAAGGGCTGGTCGAACGCGCCGGCCGCCGCTACCAGGTGCGCCAGTTCAGCTATGACGAGGTGTTCATCATCTACCGCCAGCGCGCCGCGCTGGAATTTCTGGCGGTGGATTATGCCGTGCAGGCCCGCACCGGCCCCGAAGGGCTGGGGGCGCTGGCCGCCATCCGCGCCGTGCTGGACGATCAGCAGCAGGCGATCCGCCATGCCTCGCGCCCCGAATTCAGCCAGCTGGACAAGGAATTCCACCTGCGCATCGCGCGGGTCAGCGGCATGCCGCTGCTGGTGCGGGAACTGGAAATCATCCTGAACCGCGTGCAGCTGATCCGCACCGCCGAACTGGAACGCGATTCCGGCACGGCCGCCGCCTATCAGGACCATTGCCGCATCTTCCACGCGCTGGAACGCGGCGATGCGGCGACCGCCAAGGCGGAACTGGAATACCACTACACCACGACCGTGCGCCTGCACAAACAGGCCACCGCGTCCGACACCCCCGCGCAGGAAACGCCATGA
- a CDS encoding LLM class flavin-dependent oxidoreductase, giving the protein MTMKLGLSMRYLGYHMAAWRHPAFDPASITSFQAYRDIAIKAEAAKLDMIFFADGLGVRADDTPAGSLSHDMRNADLDPQTLLPAIAPFTQHIGLVATASTTYSEPYHVARKYATLDQISGGRAGWNVVTSWSEQEALNFSRTENLPKDQRYARAKEFVQVVTGLWNSFDADAFTHDKASGQFYDPDKMHVLDHKGTYFQVRGPLTAGRSPQDRPVIVQAGASDQGRDIAAQYADVVYSVAQTIEEAKAYYDDIKARAATYGRTNNAPLIMPALAFYVAETHEAAQAKLDQLQALIDPLAGMALLYTYAGDLSAYDIDAPIPDEHFTDRISIGGGLLKVARDQKLTIRQLYERIAAGFTVRVVVGTPAEIVDDMQAWIEAGAADGFNLCPPILPQSLDDFIALILPELQRRGLFRTEYESTTLRGNLGLA; this is encoded by the coding sequence ATGACGATGAAACTGGGCCTGTCGATGCGCTATCTGGGCTACCACATGGCCGCCTGGCGCCACCCTGCGTTCGATCCGGCCAGCATCACCAGTTTCCAGGCCTACCGCGACATCGCCATCAAGGCCGAGGCGGCGAAGCTGGACATGATCTTTTTCGCCGACGGGCTGGGCGTGCGGGCCGATGACACGCCGGCCGGGTCGCTGTCGCACGACATGCGCAACGCCGATCTGGATCCGCAGACGCTGCTGCCGGCGATCGCGCCGTTCACGCAGCATATCGGGCTGGTTGCCACGGCTTCGACCACCTACAGCGAACCCTATCACGTTGCCCGCAAATACGCGACGCTGGACCAGATTTCCGGCGGCCGCGCCGGGTGGAACGTCGTCACCTCGTGGTCGGAACAAGAGGCGCTGAACTTCAGCCGCACCGAAAACCTGCCCAAGGATCAGCGGTATGCCCGCGCCAAGGAATTCGTTCAGGTGGTCACCGGCCTGTGGAACAGCTTTGACGCCGATGCCTTTACCCATGACAAGGCCAGCGGGCAGTTCTACGACCCCGACAAGATGCATGTGCTGGACCACAAGGGCACCTATTTCCAGGTGCGCGGCCCGCTGACCGCAGGCCGGTCGCCGCAGGATCGCCCGGTCATCGTGCAGGCCGGCGCCTCGGACCAGGGCCGCGACATTGCGGCGCAATATGCCGACGTGGTGTATAGTGTCGCCCAGACCATCGAAGAGGCAAAGGCCTATTACGACGATATCAAGGCCCGCGCCGCCACCTATGGCCGCACGAACAACGCGCCGCTGATCATGCCGGCGCTGGCGTTCTATGTTGCCGAAACGCACGAGGCGGCGCAGGCCAAGCTGGATCAGCTGCAAGCCCTGATCGACCCGCTGGCGGGCATGGCGCTGCTGTATACCTATGCCGGCGACCTGTCGGCCTATGACATCGACGCGCCGATCCCGGACGAACATTTCACCGACCGCATTTCCATTGGCGGCGGGCTGCTGAAGGTGGCGCGCGACCAGAAGCTGACGATCCGCCAGCTCTATGAACGCATCGCCGCCGGGTTCACCGTGCGCGTGGTTGTCGGCACCCCGGCCGAGATCGTGGACGACATGCAGGCCTGGATCGAGGCGGGGGCGGCCGATGGGTTCAACCTGTGCCCGCCGATCCTGCCGCAGTCGCTGGACGATTTCATCGCGCTGATCCTGCCGGAACTGCAACGCCGCGGGCTGTTCCGCACCGAATACGAATCCACCACGCTGCGCGGCAACCTTGGCCTGGCCTGA